The nucleotide sequence CGAGCCGACGAGCAGGAGGTACTCCGCCTCTGGCAGGGATTGGGATACTACTCACGCGCTCGCAATATGCACCGCACCGCCCGGCAGGTTGTCGACGAGTATGGCGGCAACTTTCCGCCTACTTACGCGCAACTATTGGAATTGAAAGGCATAGGACAGTACACGGCGGCTGCCATTGCTTCCTTTGCGTTTGGAGAAGCGGTTCCGGCGGTTGATGGGAACGTTTACCGGGTCCTGGCCCGAATTTTCGGAATCAAGACCGATATTCTGAGTAGTCCGGCTAAGAAGGAATTTACGGCAGTAGCCCGTCAATTGATCCCGGCCGATGACCCCGCCACTTTCAATCAGGCCATGATCGAGTTCGGGGCCATCCAATGCCAGCCTGTCGCACCGGATTGCCTCCTGTGCCCTTTTAATCAGCATTGTTATGCCTTCCAACACGGGGCACAAGCCCGATTGCCCGTAAAAGCCAGGAAAGCGAAAGTGCGCGACCGGTACCTGAGTTATTTGGTTCTGGAAAAAAACGGACGACTGGCCATGCGGCAGCGTACTGCCAAGGATGTCTGGCAGGGACTCTATGATTTTTTTCTGGTAGAAAGCCCTGAACCTATTGATGAGGCAGATGAGTTGTACGCTCAAGAAACGGCTGCTGCCGACTGGTTGGCAGCAGGACGGGTGGAACTTCCCCAAAAAACCTATGTACATTTACTGAGTCATCAAAAACTGCACGTGCGGTTTTGGCGCATCGTATTGGATGAAGCCGCCGATGAGAATGAACTACCGGAAGGTTTTTCATTTTATCAATGGTCTGAAATCGACGATTTACCCAAGCCCATTTTGATCGATACATTTATAAAAGAGCAAGTTTTTAATTAAATTTATTGCTTAGTAGATGTATGGGTAAAGGGCTTAAAGCGAATAGCGGATAAAGCGCTTTTCTGCCCGGGAATTCCAGTTTTTCGGATAACACGACATTCATTTTTAACTTTTCCATTTAACCACTTATCATGGCAGGCAGTGTAAACAAAGTAATTCTGATCGGAAACCTGGGTAGTGATCCTGAAGTAAGGTACCTTGAGGGCGGATCTACCGTGGCTCGTTTCAACATAGCTACCTCGGAGTCCTATACCAACAAGAGCGGCGAGCGCGTGGAGCAAACCGAGTGGCATCGCATCGAACTGTGGGACCGGCTGGCTCAAATCGCCGAGAAATACCTACGTAAGGGCAATTCTGTCTATATCGAGGGCCGCATCCGCAGCGAAAACTGGACTGATAAGGAAGGGCAGCAGCGGACAGGCATCACAATCCGGGCCAACAGCATGACCCTGCTCGGTGGTTCCAACACGGGCGGGAGCGGCGAAAACGATCAGCCTTCGACGGCGGCCTCCAGGCCGACTCCTCAGCCTACGCGCGAGGCAGCGCCCCGAGCGTCCGATCCCGTACCTCCCGCCATGGCCTCCAGCGCCGACGATGACGATTTACCTTTCTAGTATACTTTTTTGCAGGAGTCTCGCCGTAGGGCTGAGACTCTGTTTTTTATCAAAGTACCAAAAAATTGTATAACCAGTAGAAAGATTGCAGTTAATCCGTATTTTGACGCAAAGAAAATAAAGTACAATTTCATACTCTCGCACCAGCCTACCCTTTCCCCCAAACCCTATACCGTCACCTTTGGAGAATTCCGTGAAAGAAAAATCAGACAAAGACGATCCTTCCCGAACGTGCCGGGAGCCAGAGCCGTTTGTGCACTACAATCCACGGTTCCGCAATGTGCTCCCGATCGCCCAGTTACCCATACTGGTAGCCAGCCAGTCTTTCTTTTCAGAGTTCATCCTGCTGGGGGTGTTGTTGCTCATTTCCCTGTTACTTTCCGCTCTTCGGGCAGCGTATGGGGTCATCTCCATCACCGAAAGCCCGTGGGAGCGGCGTAGTGCAGCCGAACCATTAATGCTGAGTGCTCCCCAAAAACTTACTTTATCCCTTTTTCAGCGCGGCAGTACCTTACTGGCTTTTTTGCTGGCAGCGCACCTGGCCTGGAAGATAACGCAAGATCCAGAACTTAATGCCTATACCTGGGTGCCGGTGCTGGCTCTGGTGATATGGCTCTGGGTAGATGCCCTGGTACGCTACTATGCAGGTCATAACGCTCTGGCTTTTACCCGGAAAGCCACACCACTCATAAAACCAGCAGCGGCTTTTCTGACCCGCACGGGGAATGTCTTTTCTTCCATTGGTACCAAATGGCGGGTTCTGCTGCCTGATGAGGCCAAAGGTAGGTCTGAGCAAAATGAAAGTGATTCTGAAAATGAAGAAGAGCGTGATCTGCTGCGCGGACTGGCTACCTTCGGCCAAACGACCGCCCGCCAAACCATGCAGCCACGCCTGAACATTACCGCGGTAGACATTGAACTGGATTTTCACGAGTTGATGGATAAGATCAATAAATCGGGCTATTCCCGGATTCCGGTGTACGATGATACGCTCGATTCCGTCGAGGGAATTCTCTATGTTAAAGACCTATTGCCGCACTTACACCGCGATGAGC is from Salmonirosea aquatica and encodes:
- a CDS encoding single-stranded DNA-binding protein, with protein sequence MAGSVNKVILIGNLGSDPEVRYLEGGSTVARFNIATSESYTNKSGERVEQTEWHRIELWDRLAQIAEKYLRKGNSVYIEGRIRSENWTDKEGQQRTGITIRANSMTLLGGSNTGGSGENDQPSTAASRPTPQPTREAAPRASDPVPPAMASSADDDDLPF
- a CDS encoding transporter associated domain-containing protein is translated as MKEKSDKDDPSRTCREPEPFVHYNPRFRNVLPIAQLPILVASQSFFSEFILLGVLLLISLLLSALRAAYGVISITESPWERRSAAEPLMLSAPQKLTLSLFQRGSTLLAFLLAAHLAWKITQDPELNAYTWVPVLALVIWLWVDALVRYYAGHNALAFTRKATPLIKPAAAFLTRTGNVFSSIGTKWRVLLPDEAKGRSEQNESDSENEEERDLLRGLATFGQTTARQTMQPRLNITAVDIELDFHELMDKINKSGYSRIPVYDDTLDSVEGILYVKDLLPHLHRDEHFAWQKLLRKAYFIPESKRLDDLMQEFQNRRVHMAIVVDEYGGTNGLITLEDIIEEIFGDINDEYDEAEEVNYTQVDDKTYIFEGKVLLNDFCKILSLESDYFEDVRRASESLGGLLLELFSQLPRTGEQVAYRDLTFKVQSADKKRIKKVRVIVG
- the mutY gene encoding A/G-specific adenine glycosylase, whose protein sequence is MPINTVLSPTDFSRTLIRWYHRHHRDLPWRHTTDPYKIWLSEIILQQTRVVQGLPYYLRFVEQYPTVFDLARADEQEVLRLWQGLGYYSRARNMHRTARQVVDEYGGNFPPTYAQLLELKGIGQYTAAAIASFAFGEAVPAVDGNVYRVLARIFGIKTDILSSPAKKEFTAVARQLIPADDPATFNQAMIEFGAIQCQPVAPDCLLCPFNQHCYAFQHGAQARLPVKARKAKVRDRYLSYLVLEKNGRLAMRQRTAKDVWQGLYDFFLVESPEPIDEADELYAQETAAADWLAAGRVELPQKTYVHLLSHQKLHVRFWRIVLDEAADENELPEGFSFYQWSEIDDLPKPILIDTFIKEQVFN